The DNA region AGCCTTCCGCACCGGGACCGACCGTGATCGCCGCCGAGGGCGCGGCACGGGAAGAAGCCGCGCGCCTGATCCGGCTCGCCTCGCCCGTCGTGGTCGCTTACCTCGGGACGGTCGCGATGGGGACCGTGGACGCGATGATGGTGGGGCGCCTCGGGACGGGCGCGCTCGCCGCGGTCACGCTGGCGAACACCTGGAACTTCGGCATCGTGATCGTCGCCCTCGGCGCCGCGCGCGCCCTCGACCCCGTGGTGGCCCAGGCCCACGGCGCCGGAGATCGCCGGACCGTCGGCGCGGGGCTCTCCCTCGGGGTCGCGATGGCGGCGCTCCTGACGCTGCCGATCTTCGCGCTCTTCTCGTTCGCCGAGCCGTCGCTCGCCCTCTTCGGCCAGCCGCAGGAACTCTTGGCGCCCGCGGGGTCGTACTGCAGGGCGCTCCTCCTGGGCGTGCCCGGCCTGCTCGCGTTCGCGGTCTGCCGCCAGTTCACCCAGGCGCTGGGGGTCATGCGGCCGGGGACGATCGCGGTGCTGCTCGCGAATCTCGTGAACGCCGGGCTCAACTGGGTGCTGATCTACGGCAAGCTCGGGATGCCCGCGCTGGGCGTGCTCGGCTCGGGATACGCCACCGCGGTGGCGCAGTGGTTCATGCTCGCGGCGCTCCTCTTCTTCGGCCGACGGAGCTTCAGGGGACACTGGCTCGGCTGGCGCGCGCCGCTCGCGTGGTCGGCGCTCTGTCGCCTGCTGGGCATCGGTCTCGCCCTGGGGCTCCAGGTCGGTCTCGAGGTCTGGGCGTTTCTCGCCGCGGGCCTCATGATGGGGCGGCTCGGGGCCGTGCCGCTCGCCGCCCACGCGATCGCGATGAACCTGGCGACGGTCTCGTTCATGGTCCCGAACGCCCTCGGCGCCGCTTCCGCGACCCGAGTGGGCCATCTGTTCGGCGCGGGCCTCCATTGGGCGCGCACCGCGAGGGTCGCGTTGGGACTCGCCGTGGGATTCATGCTGGTTCCCGCGGCGGCGTTCGCCCTGGCTCCCGCCGCGCTGGCCGGGCTGTACACCCCCGATGCCACGGTGATCGCGCTGGCGGCCACGCTCCTGCCGCTGGCCGGCGCGTTCCAGGTGTTCGACGGCACCCAGGTGGTCTCGTTCGGCGTCCTTCGCGGAGTCGGCGACGTGCACCTGCCTTCCGCGGCAAACCTCGTCGGCTACTGGCTCGTCGGGCTGCCGGTGGGGTGGGCCCTGGCGTTCCGCGCCGGCTGGGGCGCGCGGGGCGTCTGGGCCGGTCTCGTCCTGGCGCTCGCGGCCGTGGCCGCCCTCCTCGTGCTGCGGCTCGCGGGGGTCGCTCGCGCCGGCCGGAGCCGGCTCCTCGTCGGTCCGTCCTGACTCCCGGCCTCGGCGGGTGCGCTCGGCGCGCCTTCGCGGCCCCGCCTATAATGGCCTGTCGGCGCCTGCGGCAACCCGTACGGCGGGCTCGCGGGCTCCGGGGAGACGCATGCGACGAGCCGCTCGGATCGCCGTGGCCGCGGTCGCCTTGACGGCGTCCTTCTGGGCCGCGCGCCCCGCGGAAACCGTCTCCACGGGGTCCCGCACCGCGCGGCTCGAGGGGACCGCGTCGCTCGACCGGCACCGCCGGGTCGTGGGTGCCGCGGTCGTCGCCGGCACCCGAGCCGGGCGCTCCCTCTTCTGGCTCACGTCGACCGACGACAAGGGCCTGTTCATCTTCGACGCGCTTCCCGAGGGGACCTATCGCGTCGAGCTGAGGCGCGACGGGCTCGAACCCGTGGTCAAGGAAGGTATAGAGGTGCGCTTCCCGTTCCGCGCGGTCGTGGAGGTGACGCTCTCTCCCCGGGCGACCGGGCGGGCCGCGGCGGGGCACGACGCCGCGGCGGTCGGCAAGCGCGTCCGACTGACCGGGATCGTGACCGTCAGGGGAGCGGGACCGCTCCCGGAGGCTCGGGTGCGGCTCATCCGGACCGACGGGACCGAGGACCCGCGAGCCACGCTCACGCAGCGGGACGGGTCGTTCGCCGTCGAGGACGTTCCCGCGGGGGAGTGCGGCATCGAGGTCCTCGGTCCCGGCTACCTCCCCGTGCGGACGGCACTCGATCTGGCCGAGGATGCGAGCGTCGAGGCGATCCTGGTCCCTCAGCCGGCGAACTACGTCGCCCCGGCGATCGACCTCCTCCCGCAGGAAGAGGCGATCCCGCCTCACGCGAGGTGAGGGGCTAAGGGGTCGAGCCCGCGGCGGCGGCGCGGACCGCGAAGAACCCGCGACGTGCGCGCACCGAGTAGTCGGAATTCCTCGCCTCGACCTCGACCTTGATCCAGCGGCCGTCCCAGGTCGTGTTCGATGTCGAGTAGGTCAGGTAGTACTCGTGGCGCAGCTCGTCCGCGATCTGCTGGTAAGCGCCGGCGAGGTCCTTCGCCTCCTTGACGAAGTACGCGCGTCCCCCGGTCACGTCCGAGAACTCCTTGAGGACGTTCTTCCGACCGCGGTCCAGCATGCCGATGCCGAGGCCGATGCCGTAGATCAGAACGTTCTGCGCCTTGGCCTCCTCCAGCACGCGGGCGTACCCGGCCTGGCTCGAGGTGTCGTCGCCGTCCGACAGCAGGATGATCGCCTTCCGTCCGGGGATCCCCCGGAGCTTGCGGAACGCGGCGTGGAGCGCGTCGTAGATCGCGGTGGCCCCGATCGCCTCGGTGCTCGTGATCGCGTCCTTGAGCGCGTCCCGGTCGGCGGTCAGGTCCTGCAGGAGGAACACCTTGTCGTCGAACGCGATCACCAGGGCGCGGTCCTCGGGGCGCAGGGTGTCCACGAAAGCGCCCGCGGCGGCGTGGACCTGCTTCATCCGCTCCTTCATCGACCCGGAGGTGTCCAGCAGGATCGCGAGGGCGATCGGGCGGTCCTCCGCGGTGAACTCCTGCACCGTCTGCTCGTTGCCGTCCTCGATGACGCGGAAGTCGTCGCGGCCGAGGCCGGAGACGAACTGGTCCTTCCTGTCGGTGACGCTGGCCCAGAGGATGACCCGGTTCACCTGCTCGAAGTAGGCGACCTCGATCTTCCGCGTGACCACGGCGTCGCTGACCGTGATCCCCTCCTTGTGGTACGCGACGGCGCGGATCACGAACGAGCGCGGCGTCTCGCCGAAGTCGTGAAAGCACTCGTAGGGGGGCTCCCGGTCCACGAAGACCACCGCGTCGTTGACCAGGAACTCGACGCGGTCCACGTCCTCCGGCCGGTCGATCCTCACCTTCGCGGCGATCCGGGTCTTTCCGAGGACGATGTCCTGGCTCGCCGGGCTCGTGATCTGGATCGCGAAGCCGCGGCGCCGCTCCGCGTCCTGCGCCAGGGCGGGCGGAGCGAGGGACGCGGCGAGAACGGCCGCGCCCAGAAGGCCGAGGAGCGAGCGGCGGATCACCTCGAAGCCTCCACGTTCGGCGGCTCGGGGAGAGGACCGGTCACGGGACCGGCGGGAGGCAGGGGAGGAGGCAGCGCTCCCGGGGCGATCTCCGCGAGGATCCGGCGGACGCGTTCGACCGATTCGCCGTCGGGATGGTCCTCCGCGTACCGCTTGAACGTCGCCGCGGCGTCGTCCGCGCGCCCGAGACGGAGCAGCGCGTTGCCCAGGTAGAGGCGGGCGCGAGGCTCGAGCGGGTCGATCCCGAGCGCGCGCTCGAAGGACTCCGCGGCCGCGGCGTCGTCGCCGGCCCCGGCGAGGGCCACGCCGTCGTTGACCCAGAGGTCGGCTCGCGCGGCCCCTCGCGCCAGCTCGGAGTAGACCTCGTGGGCCGCACGGAACCTCCCGGCGCGGATCTGGTAGTAGCCGAGGCTCTCCCGGGCGGCGCCGGCGGGCGCGCTCCGGGACTGCGTGTCGGCCGCCCGTACCCACTGGCCCCGGGACGCGTAGATGGCCGCCAGAGCCCTCAGGTCGTCGGGAGGAGGGGCGCCGGAGGACGCGCTCGCCTCGAGGGCTGCGGCGCGGTCGCGCTCGACGGCCACCGCCGCGCGCCGCTCCTCGATGCGCTTCCGCACCGGCGCCTCGAGACGGGGCTCCTTGAGCAGCTCCTCGAGCTGGGCGAGGGCGGCGTCGTACGCTCCGCGGCGCCGCTCGATCTCCGCCATTCCCTCGCGGGCGGCGAGGTGGCCCGGCTCGAGCGCCAGCGAGTCCTTGAACGACGCCTCGGCGCCCGCCGGCAGGTCGAGGGCGAGCTCGATCTCTCCGAGGGTGGCGCGGTGGTCCGCCGACTTCGGCTCGAGGGCGATGGCCTTGCGGATCGTGGCGACCGCCTCGTTCCGAAGTCCGATCCGGTTGTAGGCGACCGCGAGGCGGTTCAGGGCCGGCGCGAAGTCCGGCCGGATCGTGATCGCCTCGAGCAGCAGCCGGATCGCGTCCTCGAGGCGGTTCTCGCGGAGGAAGAGGTCGCCCAGATGGACGTACGCCTCGGCGAACCCCTTGTTGCTCGCGATGGCGCGGCGGTAGAACTCCAGGGCCCTCTCGTCGTTCCCCTGCGCCTCGTGCGCCCGCGCGATCCCGTCGAGGGCGGGGGAGAATTCCGCGCGGAGCTTCAGCGCGCGGTAGTAGGCCGCCATCGCCTCCGGTGTGTCCCCGCGCTTGAGCTGGGCGTCCCCCAGCGCGACGTGGGCCAGCATCTCGTTCCGGTCGAGGTCGAGTGCGACCTCGAGGGCGTCCACGGCCTCCGCGTAGCGCCGATCGCCGATGAGCGCGAGCCCGAGATAGTAGTAGGCACGATACGAGTTCAGGGCCATCGAGGACGACGCGGCCAGCTTGTCCACCGCTTCCTTGAAC from Terriglobia bacterium includes:
- a CDS encoding carboxypeptidase-like regulatory domain-containing protein; translated protein: MRRAARIAVAAVALTASFWAARPAETVSTGSRTARLEGTASLDRHRRVVGAAVVAGTRAGRSLFWLTSTDDKGLFIFDALPEGTYRVELRRDGLEPVVKEGIEVRFPFRAVVEVTLSPRATGRAAAGHDAAAVGKRVRLTGIVTVRGAGPLPEARVRLIRTDGTEDPRATLTQRDGSFAVEDVPAGECGIEVLGPGYLPVRTALDLAEDASVEAILVPQPANYVAPAIDLLPQEEAIPPHAR
- a CDS encoding tetratricopeptide repeat protein, coding for MRIEERTAPRMGKYPLPPAGRQIPVAHGAGERGVFTALEGEGDALGVRSDRSRPRLKRMSRTRARLSLGAAILAAALAAPAWAGKSADVRTDSFRLLSEGVAAYNRGEFKEAVDKLAASSSMALNSYRAYYYLGLALIGDRRYAEAVDALEVALDLDRNEMLAHVALGDAQLKRGDTPEAMAAYYRALKLRAEFSPALDGIARAHEAQGNDERALEFYRRAIASNKGFAEAYVHLGDLFLRENRLEDAIRLLLEAITIRPDFAPALNRLAVAYNRIGLRNEAVATIRKAIALEPKSADHRATLGEIELALDLPAGAEASFKDSLALEPGHLAAREGMAEIERRRGAYDAALAQLEELLKEPRLEAPVRKRIEERRAAVAVERDRAAALEASASSGAPPPDDLRALAAIYASRGQWVRAADTQSRSAPAGAARESLGYYQIRAGRFRAAHEVYSELARGAARADLWVNDGVALAGAGDDAAAAESFERALGIDPLEPRARLYLGNALLRLGRADDAAATFKRYAEDHPDGESVERVRRILAEIAPGALPPPLPPAGPVTGPLPEPPNVEASR
- a CDS encoding MATE family efflux transporter; translation: MEPSAPGPTVIAAEGAAREEAARLIRLASPVVVAYLGTVAMGTVDAMMVGRLGTGALAAVTLANTWNFGIVIVALGAARALDPVVAQAHGAGDRRTVGAGLSLGVAMAALLTLPIFALFSFAEPSLALFGQPQELLAPAGSYCRALLLGVPGLLAFAVCRQFTQALGVMRPGTIAVLLANLVNAGLNWVLIYGKLGMPALGVLGSGYATAVAQWFMLAALLFFGRRSFRGHWLGWRAPLAWSALCRLLGIGLALGLQVGLEVWAFLAAGLMMGRLGAVPLAAHAIAMNLATVSFMVPNALGAASATRVGHLFGAGLHWARTARVALGLAVGFMLVPAAAFALAPAALAGLYTPDATVIALAATLLPLAGAFQVFDGTQVVSFGVLRGVGDVHLPSAANLVGYWLVGLPVGWALAFRAGWGARGVWAGLVLALAAVAALLVLRLAGVARAGRSRLLVGPS
- a CDS encoding VWA domain-containing protein, encoding MIRRSLLGLLGAAVLAASLAPPALAQDAERRRGFAIQITSPASQDIVLGKTRIAAKVRIDRPEDVDRVEFLVNDAVVFVDREPPYECFHDFGETPRSFVIRAVAYHKEGITVSDAVVTRKIEVAYFEQVNRVILWASVTDRKDQFVSGLGRDDFRVIEDGNEQTVQEFTAEDRPIALAILLDTSGSMKERMKQVHAAAGAFVDTLRPEDRALVIAFDDKVFLLQDLTADRDALKDAITSTEAIGATAIYDALHAAFRKLRGIPGRKAIILLSDGDDTSSQAGYARVLEEAKAQNVLIYGIGLGIGMLDRGRKNVLKEFSDVTGGRAYFVKEAKDLAGAYQQIADELRHEYYLTYSTSNTTWDGRWIKVEVEARNSDYSVRARRGFFAVRAAAAGSTP